The bacterium genome includes a region encoding these proteins:
- a CDS encoding four helix bundle protein yields the protein MQNSKPELKHRAYIFALDVMRFIDGLSQDQSSKIIANQLLRSATSIGANIIEAQASSTKKDFTNFFNHALKSANETKFWLGLLRDSGKAREEKVNQLLKETTELANILGSSILTLKGKRKL from the coding sequence ATGCAAAATTCAAAACCAGAATTAAAACATCGAGCATACATTTTCGCCTTAGATGTTATGAGATTCATTGATGGTTTATCTCAAGACCAATCTTCTAAGATTATTGCCAATCAATTACTTAGAAGCGCTACTAGTATTGGGGCAAATATTATTGAAGCTCAAGCATCTAGTACCAAAAAGGATTTTACTAACTTTTTTAACCACGCCTTAAAGTCAGCGAATGAAACTAAATTTTGGCTAGGGCTTTTAAGAGACTCTGGCAAGGCAAGAGAGGAAAAAGTAAATCAACTATTGAAAGAAACAACAGAATTAGCCAACATTCTTGGCTCAAGTATCCTTACCCTTAAAGGAAAAAGGAAGCTTTAA
- a CDS encoding peptidoglycan-binding domain-containing protein codes for MQKKLLAIVMSVALVAMIVPSGAFALTAEELAAQIAALQAQLTLLTSQLNGTPSTPASGSCTVSFNANLYYGLRGGNVKALQEFLISKGHLAAGLNTSYFGPLTRAAVSAYQKAKSISPTAGYFGPLTRAAANADCGGVTPSPSPTTSPSPSPSPTPSADAVSLSSAPAASAVAKNSQNVVFFSLKFAAGSTAYTVSKIVVSRGGVSADTDIAAIKLYDGSTQIGSTQALNTTTHKATFNVSWNVPANTEKILTVKANIYSAATVGDSVTLGIAAIADIVSTSAGLAGSFPIVSNAMTIAGVSVGTLNVDVQAGLVPLATILSGAVEQEIAAWKFAAVSEGFSVKSIKVTHVGSATRTDVSNLKLKVSGAQLGSTVAELGSDNTATFDLSASPLIINSGQSKYVYAYADTAAGINTSRTVIFEITQATDVDAYGSNSGGGVTITYSSGTAFSRQTGATMTIGQGTLSVALDSATNPAVQSYVLGTTNRLVAAFKFSTGSTEGARITELTLTQASASGTATDISNISLYDGSTLIASGSMVGSTVKFGANTIGWDSGGGLFDMPVSTNKVIQVKADVPSGATAGTSRIGLKVNAAADLRADGLTSQYDLPSGSVTLGSPTPTGNGHTISSYGTLVVSLSSTTPSAQTYVKGVAGKEFTKINFTAGTGEDMLVSAVTIRCYEAGTGTGDACDSGDVTSVKLMKSDGTQFGSTVASPTASASFSGSLTVPAGTTVILTVVADVPSSSTTSSVHFDLPGAGTVADDITSTGVYSTADVTETGSATGNLMTIGTGTLTISASSSPADQTVVLSSTGVNYVSFVMTAGTAEDIRITSVKLTRTSSGTGADADISSIALYDGTTRLTAYKPWDTGGGTVTFSASDFLNSLGIDVSKGQQKVIGVYADTPSGAVNAHLNALGIDLPASVTVSGLTSGASITPTLSPTSGVNYAVTGAGEYEVTLTTAGSLTLTTNPDTPIIASQAVGAEGQGKSAVSFTKVLFTAIYEAVDIKSIRIIVSGGADGDFSAVKIYDGTTQVGSTGYLSGGLVTFNFLPGAYVRVLKNQTKVLTLVGDLAGIGSTSGASSGDAPKLCVDAVSPSYVITAEGAESKGSISVAGTTDLCGTEQILRQSVPTLAAGSLPSTLLSSGTKTLYKWTVSADAIGNIGWKAMMFHFSGSIHTDATTVRTIGTDDTTTIKTDGVYMIVATDGAADTKLIDESSMKVYNSATNTQVAGAWYFRTDTDANGGTYAVFVATNEEVISYGTTNTYELRGDLAYGGYTGDAVLVRVPDLASSVATTTYALAFGTDNAADSCTSATTVTKSFAWSDRSAAGHAVTTSDWSDDYKVPSFPLSTLTLSK; via the coding sequence ATGCAGAAAAAACTTTTAGCGATTGTAATGAGCGTGGCTTTGGTGGCAATGATTGTTCCGAGCGGAGCTTTCGCTTTGACCGCAGAAGAGCTGGCGGCGCAGATCGCCGCCCTTCAGGCTCAATTGACTCTGTTAACTAGCCAATTGAACGGAACACCATCAACCCCCGCGTCAGGATCTTGCACAGTTTCCTTTAACGCCAACCTCTACTATGGTTTGAGGGGTGGTAATGTGAAGGCTTTGCAGGAATTCCTGATCAGCAAGGGGCATTTGGCGGCCGGTTTGAACACTAGCTACTTTGGTCCTTTGACCAGGGCAGCGGTTTCAGCCTACCAGAAAGCCAAAAGCATCAGCCCCACAGCTGGATACTTTGGTCCTTTGACCAGAGCCGCTGCCAATGCTGATTGCGGCGGAGTCACGCCATCACCAAGTCCGACAACTAGTCCAAGTCCGAGCCCAAGCCCGACCCCATCAGCAGATGCGGTCAGTTTGAGTTCGGCTCCGGCAGCTTCAGCTGTTGCCAAGAATTCACAAAACGTGGTCTTCTTCAGCTTGAAATTCGCTGCTGGATCAACTGCCTATACCGTCTCAAAGATCGTGGTTTCCAGGGGCGGAGTTTCTGCCGACACTGACATTGCTGCCATCAAACTTTACGATGGTTCAACCCAGATTGGCTCGACTCAGGCTTTAAACACAACCACTCACAAAGCAACCTTTAATGTCAGCTGGAATGTTCCCGCAAATACCGAGAAAATATTGACCGTCAAGGCCAATATTTATTCCGCTGCCACCGTCGGCGACAGCGTTACCTTAGGAATTGCGGCTATCGCAGACATTGTTTCAACTTCAGCGGGTCTGGCAGGGTCATTCCCAATAGTCAGCAACGCAATGACTATTGCCGGCGTCTCTGTTGGTACGCTTAATGTTGACGTCCAGGCCGGTTTGGTCCCGCTTGCCACCATCCTTTCCGGAGCAGTGGAGCAGGAAATTGCCGCCTGGAAATTTGCCGCAGTCTCAGAAGGTTTCAGCGTTAAATCAATTAAGGTTACCCATGTTGGCTCTGCGACCAGAACCGACGTTTCTAACCTTAAATTAAAGGTTTCTGGAGCTCAATTAGGCTCGACTGTAGCTGAATTGGGTTCAGACAACACAGCAACCTTTGATCTATCAGCTTCGCCTTTGATAATCAATTCTGGCCAGTCGAAGTATGTTTATGCCTACGCAGATACTGCGGCCGGCATTAACACTTCACGGACCGTCATTTTTGAGATTACCCAGGCAACTGACGTTGATGCCTATGGTTCAAACTCTGGCGGCGGCGTAACCATTACCTACAGCAGCGGCACCGCTTTCAGCCGCCAAACTGGCGCGACCATGACCATTGGTCAGGGAACCTTGAGCGTGGCTCTTGACTCTGCCACTAACCCGGCAGTCCAGAGTTATGTTTTAGGAACGACCAACCGTTTAGTCGCCGCCTTTAAGTTCTCGACCGGTTCAACAGAAGGCGCGAGAATAACAGAATTGACTCTTACCCAGGCGAGCGCTAGCGGAACCGCGACTGATATTTCCAATATCAGCTTGTACGACGGTTCAACCCTGATTGCCTCGGGCAGCATGGTTGGATCTACGGTAAAATTCGGCGCTAATACCATTGGCTGGGATTCAGGCGGTGGTTTATTTGATATGCCGGTTTCTACCAACAAAGTTATTCAGGTGAAAGCTGATGTTCCATCGGGAGCAACAGCCGGAACCAGCCGGATTGGCTTGAAAGTCAATGCCGCAGCCGATCTGAGAGCAGATGGCCTTACTTCCCAGTATGATTTGCCGTCTGGTTCAGTGACTCTCGGCAGCCCGACGCCAACCGGCAACGGCCACACCATTTCTTCTTACGGCACCCTGGTGGTATCTTTGAGCTCAACCACGCCTTCAGCCCAGACTTATGTTAAGGGCGTAGCGGGGAAAGAGTTCACCAAGATCAACTTTACTGCCGGGACCGGCGAAGATATGCTGGTTTCCGCCGTAACTATTAGATGTTACGAAGCAGGCACGGGTACGGGAGATGCGTGCGATTCTGGAGACGTGACCAGTGTGAAACTGATGAAATCAGACGGCACCCAGTTCGGGTCAACCGTGGCTTCACCGACCGCTTCAGCTTCCTTCTCGGGCAGCTTGACCGTTCCGGCCGGGACCACAGTAATCTTAACTGTAGTAGCTGATGTTCCATCAAGCAGCACTACCTCTTCGGTCCACTTTGATTTGCCGGGAGCGGGAACCGTTGCCGATGACATTACTTCAACTGGAGTTTACTCCACTGCGGATGTCACCGAAACTGGTTCTGCCACAGGCAACTTGATGACAATTGGCACGGGTACATTAACTATCTCTGCCAGCTCAAGTCCGGCTGACCAGACAGTGGTTTTGAGCTCAACTGGCGTAAACTATGTCAGTTTTGTGATGACCGCCGGCACAGCCGAAGATATCAGAATAACTTCAGTCAAACTGACCCGCACTTCTTCAGGCACCGGAGCTGATGCCGATATTTCCAGCATCGCCCTTTACGATGGAACCACTAGGCTGACCGCTTACAAACCTTGGGACACGGGTGGGGGGACAGTGACATTTTCCGCCTCTGACTTTTTGAACTCTTTGGGAATAGATGTTTCCAAGGGCCAGCAGAAAGTTATTGGCGTTTATGCTGACACTCCTTCGGGAGCGGTCAATGCTCACCTGAATGCTCTTGGTATTGATTTACCAGCCAGCGTTACTGTTAGCGGATTGACTTCGGGAGCGAGCATTACTCCGACCCTAAGCCCAACGAGCGGCGTTAACTACGCAGTTACTGGCGCAGGAGAATACGAGGTGACCCTGACAACCGCAGGATCCTTGACTTTAACGACCAACCCCGACACTCCGATCATTGCCAGTCAGGCAGTCGGAGCCGAAGGCCAGGGTAAAAGCGCGGTAAGCTTCACCAAGGTCTTGTTCACTGCTATTTATGAAGCAGTTGACATAAAGTCAATCAGGATTATCGTATCAGGTGGAGCAGACGGAGACTTTTCGGCTGTCAAGATTTACGACGGAACAACCCAGGTAGGTTCAACCGGATACCTTTCCGGAGGCTTAGTCACATTCAACTTCCTTCCGGGAGCTTATGTGAGAGTGCTTAAGAACCAGACCAAGGTTTTGACTCTTGTCGGAGACTTGGCAGGTATTGGTTCAACTAGCGGCGCTTCAAGCGGAGACGCTCCGAAGCTCTGCGTAGACGCAGTCAGTCCAAGCTATGTGATAACTGCTGAGGGAGCCGAGTCTAAGGGATCTATCAGCGTTGCCGGCACAACAGACCTTTGCGGCACCGAGCAGATCTTGAGGCAATCAGTGCCTACTTTAGCTGCTGGTTCTCTGCCTTCAACTCTGTTGAGTTCTGGCACGAAGACGCTCTACAAGTGGACTGTTTCTGCTGACGCAATCGGCAATATCGGTTGGAAAGCGATGATGTTCCACTTCTCTGGCTCTATTCACACTGACGCTACAACCGTCAGAACCATCGGTACCGATGACACCACGACTATCAAGACAGACGGCGTTTACATGATTGTTGCGACTGACGGCGCAGCGGACACTAAGCTGATTGATGAATCTTCAATGAAGGTTTACAACTCAGCGACCAACACCCAAGTGGCCGGAGCCTGGTACTTCAGAACTGATACTGATGCCAATGGCGGGACCTATGCTGTTTTTGTCGCTACCAACGAAGAAGTGATATCCTACGGAACGACCAACACCTATGAATTAAGAGGCGATTTGGCCTACGGCGGCTACACCGGTGATGCGGTTCTGGTAAGAGTGCCTGATCTGGCAAGCTCGGTGGCAACTACCACCTATGCTCTAGCATTCGGTACTGACAATGCTGCGGACAGCTGCACTTCAGCTACAACCGTCACCAAGTCATTTGCCTGGTCTGACAGGTCAGCTGCTGGCCACGCGGTGACAACGTCTGATTGGTCAGACGACTACAAAGTTCCTAGCTTCCCGCTATCAACTTTGACGCTCAGCAAATAG
- a CDS encoding DUF5667 domain-containing protein codes for MNERNLIKKIQTLNRIQPSKDWVVLTKSSILNQEFRRAVPTESGIGQILGSGEAVRTSRISEILEVFQILPRFSLGYKGYKPALVAITFVGLLVGVFGFAQNALPGSLLYPVKKMTERAETFFVSSEKLPEAQLELANRRLTELNQIVQNNQVKNMAPAINEFRQSMVEAADRLKIVDGSPKLTRGIVDEAGKLKENKEKIEALGVVVGETKEFDEAYSQWVEKKVEEQIKDLEGRSLTPSQEKLLEKAKEDYQKGGFEQALEGLLLLSYPQQ; via the coding sequence ATGAACGAAAGAAACCTGATTAAGAAAATCCAGACCCTGAACAGAATCCAACCCAGTAAAGATTGGGTGGTTTTGACTAAAAGCTCTATTCTGAATCAAGAATTCAGACGAGCCGTCCCGACGGAATCGGGAATAGGCCAGATTCTTGGCTCTGGGGAAGCGGTGCGAACCAGCCGGATTAGTGAAATTCTTGAGGTTTTCCAGATCTTGCCTCGTTTTTCTTTAGGATATAAAGGATATAAGCCTGCTTTGGTAGCCATAACTTTTGTCGGCCTTTTGGTTGGAGTTTTCGGATTTGCCCAAAACGCTTTGCCCGGCAGCCTGCTTTACCCGGTTAAAAAGATGACCGAGAGGGCAGAAACCTTTTTTGTTTCTTCAGAAAAGTTGCCAGAGGCCCAGCTGGAACTGGCGAATAGGCGCTTGACTGAATTAAACCAGATTGTCCAGAATAACCAGGTGAAAAATATGGCGCCGGCAATCAATGAGTTTAGGCAAAGCATGGTTGAGGCGGCTGATAGATTAAAAATAGTTGATGGTTCGCCGAAATTGACCAGAGGAATTGTTGACGAAGCAGGGAAATTAAAGGAAAACAAGGAAAAGATCGAGGCTCTGGGAGTGGTTGTCGGCGAAACCAAAGAGTTTGACGAAGCTTATTCTCAGTGGGTGGAAAAGAAGGTGGAAGAGCAGATTAAGGATCTGGAAGGCCGTTCATTAACCCCTTCTCAAGAGAAACTTTTAGAGAAAGCCAAGGAAGATTACCAAAAAGGCGGTTTTGAGCAGGCTTTAGAAGGGCTTTTGCTTTTGAGCTATCCACAGCAATAA
- a CDS encoding four helix bundle protein, translating to MNNPLVEKADQLAHSVYCLTKNFPKEELYGIVSQLRRAALSVPLNIIEGFARKGSKDCRQFLHIAYGSLKETKYLLYFSFGEKILSKEDYLKTLAVCEEVGKMLWASIKTIEKKIIK from the coding sequence ATGAACAACCCTTTGGTTGAAAAAGCCGACCAATTAGCTCATTCGGTTTATTGCCTTACTAAGAATTTCCCTAAGGAGGAGCTTTACGGAATTGTTTCTCAATTAAGGCGAGCAGCACTTTCAGTGCCTCTTAATATAATCGAGGGTTTTGCCCGAAAGGGGAGCAAAGACTGCCGTCAATTTCTCCATATTGCTTATGGTTCTCTAAAGGAAACGAAATATCTTCTTTATTTTTCTTTTGGAGAGAAAATTTTAAGCAAAGAGGACTATTTGAAGACCTTAGCCGTCTGTGAAGAAGTGGGGAAAATGCTCTGGGCTTCTATAAAAACCATTGAAAAAAAGATCATAAAGTAA
- a CDS encoding sigma-70 family RNA polymerase sigma factor: MGNLQNRFSKIYDQYISRIYRFIFLRVNSTETAQDLTSETFVRAWDRFRAGNPKPEIKNWAAFLYQIARNLVIDFYREKSKIQIVSASYVADPGMNLEEKAILNSDMGQVKLALSKLGEEQQEVIIWRYLDGLSVKEIALILGKPEGTIRVITHRAMAALREQMNNEQ, from the coding sequence ATGGGCAACCTTCAAAATAGGTTTAGTAAAATCTACGACCAATACATTTCTAGAATCTACAGGTTTATTTTCCTGAGAGTGAATTCTACGGAAACGGCTCAGGATTTAACTTCGGAAACGTTTGTCCGGGCCTGGGATAGGTTCAGGGCCGGAAATCCAAAGCCCGAAATTAAGAACTGGGCCGCTTTTCTATACCAGATTGCCAGAAACCTGGTTATTGATTTTTATCGGGAAAAAAGCAAAATTCAGATTGTTTCAGCTAGCTATGTGGCAGATCCTGGCATGAACCTGGAAGAAAAAGCGATTTTAAACTCAGATATGGGACAGGTAAAACTGGCTCTATCTAAACTTGGAGAGGAGCAGCAAGAAGTCATTATCTGGAGATACCTGGACGGGCTCTCTGTCAAAGAAATAGCTTTGATCTTGGGCAAGCCGGAAGGAACGATTAGGGTTATTACCCATAGGGCAATGGCTGCTCTGAGAGAGCAAATGAACAATGAACAATGA
- a CDS encoding DeoR family transcriptional regulator, translating to MEKQELIQLTEELYRLTLLFPKKEPLRYKIRELADNILANHLRLGLALGKQRELVLDICQDLRVLEGFFAVAKEQNWVSPGNLLRISGRYASMKQELEDTEVLVPETITAESPLDFNSPPKNTRRRDRILEILKGKGKAQVWEFKEIFPGVTKRTLRRDFEKLLAQDLVERIGQRNQTYYQPKPNITTNIV from the coding sequence ATGGAAAAACAAGAATTAATCCAATTGACCGAGGAGCTTTATCGCTTGACTTTGCTTTTCCCGAAAAAAGAGCCTCTGCGCTATAAAATCCGGGAATTGGCCGATAATATCCTGGCGAACCATTTGAGATTGGGTCTTGCTTTGGGAAAACAAAGGGAACTTGTTTTGGATATCTGCCAGGATCTAAGGGTTTTGGAAGGTTTTTTTGCGGTTGCTAAGGAACAGAATTGGGTAAGCCCCGGAAATCTCTTGAGGATAAGCGGGAGGTATGCTAGTATGAAACAAGAACTGGAAGATACAGAAGTATTAGTTCCGGAAACGATAACGGCTGAAAGCCCGCTGGATTTTAATAGTCCACCGAAAAATACCAGGCGCCGGGACAGAATTTTAGAGATTTTAAAAGGAAAAGGCAAGGCTCAAGTTTGGGAATTCAAAGAGATATTCCCGGGGGTAACCAAAAGGACATTGAGGCGCGACTTTGAAAAATTGCTGGCACAGGATCTGGTTGAAAGGATTGGACAGAGAAATCAGACATATTATCAGCCGAAGCCAAACATAACAACCAATATTGTATAG